Proteins from a single region of Paenibacillus sp. BIHB 4019:
- the spoVT gene encoding stage V sporulation protein T — protein sequence MKATGIVRRIDDLGRVVIPKEIRRTLRIREGDPLEIFVDRDGEVILKKYSPIGELGDFAKEYAESLFESTNHVALISDRDTIIAVAGASKKDLLDKQVGPILESCMENRKAVAETTPGAYEMIKDISDTFSAFVIAPIIAGGDPIGTVVLLSKDEAVKMSIMEQKMAETAAGFLAKQMEQ from the coding sequence ATGAAAGCAACTGGAATTGTACGCCGCATTGATGATCTTGGGCGTGTAGTTATTCCGAAGGAAATTCGCCGGACACTACGCATTCGGGAAGGTGACCCGCTTGAAATATTTGTGGATCGCGATGGGGAGGTTATTCTCAAGAAGTACTCTCCTATTGGCGAACTCGGGGATTTTGCCAAAGAATACGCAGAATCGCTGTTCGAGAGCACGAATCACGTGGCGCTCATCTCTGACCGGGATACGATTATTGCGGTAGCCGGAGCCTCTAAGAAAGATCTGTTGGACAAGCAGGTTGGGCCGATACTGGAGAGCTGCATGGAGAACCGCAAGGCTGTAGCCGAAACGACTCCTGGCGCTTATGAGATGATTAAAGATATAAGTGACACTTTTTCAGCCTTCGTTATAGCACCTATTATTGCAGGCGGAGATCCGATCGGTACTGTGGTGCTGCTGAGCAAGGATGAAGCTGTGAAAATGTCGATTATGGAGCAAAAAATGGCTGAGACCGCCGCTGGTTTTTTAGCGAAGCAAATGGAGCAGTAG
- a CDS encoding ABC transporter ATP-binding protein: MIEIRDLHKVYQTKKSSFEALRDIQLTIGSNEFLTILGPSGCGKSTLLRMVAGLDEPSSGMLALDGEEIVGPGAERGMVFQGYTLFPWLTVRENIEYGLKLQGIPTLARRSISNYWLKIIRLERFDKSYPKQLSGGMKQRVAIARALANRPKVLLMDEPFGALDAQTKLEMQEMLLDVWQKEKTTVLFITHDIDEAIFLSQRIVVMGAGPGRILKQFKVNLPAERSPEVREHQSFLALKRELAELLKHD, translated from the coding sequence ATGATCGAAATCCGCGATCTCCATAAGGTATACCAAACGAAAAAAAGCAGCTTTGAAGCGCTGCGCGATATTCAGCTCACTATTGGCTCCAATGAGTTTTTAACGATACTGGGCCCGTCTGGCTGCGGCAAATCTACGCTGCTTCGCATGGTCGCCGGACTTGATGAGCCTTCGAGCGGCATGCTTGCCTTGGATGGAGAAGAAATCGTTGGACCCGGTGCCGAGCGGGGCATGGTCTTTCAAGGCTACACGCTGTTTCCGTGGCTGACGGTGCGTGAGAACATCGAATATGGCCTCAAGCTGCAAGGGATACCAACGCTTGCCCGCCGTTCCATCTCCAACTACTGGCTCAAAATTATCCGGCTTGAGCGGTTCGACAAGTCTTATCCGAAGCAGCTTTCAGGAGGGATGAAGCAGCGGGTAGCCATTGCCAGAGCGCTAGCCAATCGCCCGAAGGTGCTGCTGATGGATGAGCCATTTGGCGCGCTGGATGCCCAGACGAAGCTGGAGATGCAGGAAATGCTGCTGGATGTGTGGCAAAAGGAGAAAACGACCGTGCTTTTCATTACGCACGATATTGATGAAGCCATCTTTCTGTCGCAGCGCATTGTCGTAATGGGGGCTGGCCCTGGGCGGATTTTAAAGCAATTTAAAGTGAATTTGCCTGCGGAGCGTTCGCCAGAAGTGCGTGAGCACCAATCATTTTTAGCTTTAAAGCGCGAGCTTGCCGAGCTGCTGAAGCATGATTGA
- the atzF gene encoding allophanate hydrolase — MTAVTFPEVITMQWLREKYAAKQLAPEAVIEEIIRRSERDAAMNIWITPPALARLRPYLERLALLDPAKTPLWGIPFAIKDNIDVAGLPTTAACAEFAYTPEENATVVERLVRAGAIPLGKTNLDQFATGLVGMRSPYGEAHNALRPELISGGSSSGSAVAVARGQAVFSLGTDTAGSGRVPAALNGLVGYKPTLGAWPTKGVVPACASLDCVTVFAHSIDDALAVDSSARGLDPADPWSREVARSARGLPSKLYLPLERPAFFGPFAEDYAQAWDASVQQLQLLGIAIENVDCSLFAEAAAELYEGPWVAERWADLGEFIESRPGATVPATEQVLRSGAAERHTAASVFASMHRLQAFKLAAKSLLDDAVLVMPTSGGTWTREQVREQPIQTNTAMGAYTNHCNLLDLSAVALPSGDAAERLPFGITLFALADQEHLLEGLGRLYANQTMESGQSGWAECSQNGAVAEVLSETNDADQTTLVAVCGLHMRGFALERQMHAFGASFVREASTAAKYELIKLPTTPAKPGMIKLDRGGVSVALEIWRMPLARFGEFAALIPAPLGIGKVELEHGEEVPGFICEGYALEGAERISAYGGWRKYEQATSIM; from the coding sequence ATGACGGCTGTTACTTTTCCTGAAGTGATTACCATGCAGTGGCTGCGTGAAAAATATGCCGCCAAGCAGCTGGCGCCTGAGGCGGTTATTGAAGAAATCATCCGCCGTTCCGAGCGGGATGCCGCAATGAACATCTGGATTACACCGCCTGCGCTTGCGCGGCTGCGCCCTTATTTGGAGCGGCTCGCGCTGCTTGATCCAGCAAAAACGCCGCTCTGGGGTATCCCCTTCGCGATCAAGGACAATATCGACGTTGCCGGCTTGCCAACGACGGCAGCTTGTGCGGAATTTGCCTATACTCCAGAAGAAAACGCAACTGTAGTGGAGCGTTTAGTTCGGGCGGGAGCCATCCCGCTGGGCAAAACCAACCTCGACCAATTCGCCACCGGCTTGGTCGGCATGAGAAGCCCTTACGGCGAGGCGCACAATGCTTTGCGCCCCGAGCTGATCAGCGGCGGCTCCAGCTCCGGCTCGGCTGTCGCTGTTGCCCGCGGCCAAGCGGTGTTCTCGCTTGGCACAGACACCGCCGGCTCCGGCCGCGTGCCGGCCGCGCTGAATGGGCTTGTCGGCTATAAGCCGACCCTTGGCGCGTGGCCGACCAAGGGTGTCGTGCCCGCCTGCGCCAGCCTGGACTGTGTGACAGTGTTCGCCCACAGTATAGATGATGCGCTCGCCGTCGACAGCTCCGCTCGCGGCCTTGATCCCGCTGACCCATGGTCAAGGGAGGTTGCGCGCTCTGCTCGCGGCCTGCCGTCCAAGCTGTATTTGCCGCTAGAGCGTCCGGCTTTTTTTGGACCGTTTGCGGAAGATTACGCTCAGGCGTGGGATGCCTCCGTGCAACAGCTGCAATTGCTGGGGATTGCCATTGAAAATGTGGATTGCAGCTTGTTCGCGGAAGCGGCAGCTGAGCTATATGAAGGTCCTTGGGTGGCAGAACGCTGGGCTGATCTGGGCGAGTTTATCGAAAGCCGCCCGGGGGCTACGGTGCCAGCAACGGAGCAGGTGCTTCGTTCGGGAGCTGCCGAGCGTCATACGGCAGCTTCCGTATTTGCTTCCATGCATCGCTTGCAAGCCTTCAAGCTGGCGGCAAAGAGTCTGCTCGATGATGCGGTGCTGGTTATGCCTACCTCAGGCGGAACGTGGACGCGTGAGCAGGTGCGCGAGCAGCCTATACAGACGAATACGGCAATGGGCGCTTATACGAACCACTGCAATTTGCTTGATCTAAGTGCAGTGGCGCTTCCTTCGGGCGATGCAGCGGAGCGATTGCCTTTTGGCATAACGCTGTTCGCATTAGCGGATCAAGAGCATCTGCTTGAAGGCTTGGGAAGGCTGTATGCCAACCAGACAATGGAGTCTGGGCAATCGGGCTGGGCGGAGTGCAGCCAAAATGGAGCAGTTGCAGAAGTGTTATCCGAAACCAATGACGCCGATCAGACGACGTTAGTCGCTGTATGCGGTCTCCATATGCGCGGATTCGCATTAGAGCGGCAAATGCACGCTTTCGGAGCGAGTTTTGTCAGGGAAGCGAGCACGGCGGCTAAATATGAGCTGATCAAGCTTCCTACGACGCCGGCAAAGCCTGGCATGATTAAGCTGGATCGAGGTGGCGTATCGGTCGCGCTGGAGATTTGGCGAATGCCGCTAGCGCGTTTCGGCGAGTTTGCTGCTCTAATACCGGCGCCACTGGGCATAGGAAAAGTGGAGCTGGAGCATGGAGAAGAGGTGCCGGGCTTTATTTGTGAAGGCTATGCTCTTGAAGGGGCGGAGCGAATTTCGGCTTATGGCGGCTGGCGAAAATATGAGCAGGCTACAAGTATAATGTAA
- the uca gene encoding urea carboxylase: protein MFTKVLIANRGAIAVRIERTLRKLGIQSVAVYTQADQDSRHVDNADEAIWIGDGPAKESYLNAELILQTAIATGAEAIHPGYGFLSENAEFARACAERGIVFIGPTPEQMEQFGLKHSARELASRAGVPMLPGTELIDSVEEAALRAEQIGYPVILKSTAGGGGIGMRVCGDEQALLAAYEGVRHLAETNFKNGGMFLEKYIAKARHVEVQIFGNSYGEVVALGERDCSVQRRNQKVLEESPAPHLPDSVREAMMESATRLAAEVGYRSAGTVEYLYDPETAAFYFLEVNTRLQVEHGVTEEVLGLDLVEWMVREAAGDLRDLQSLVGKPQGHSIQARIYAEDCLQGFRPSAGQLDQARFSEQARNETWVRDGMTITTLYDPMLAKIIVHGTDRDDALRKLGEALAQTRMYGLTTNLQYVQALLEDAACKEGLVYTRMLEGFAPVEQAIEVLDGGVQTTVQDWPGRVGHWDVGVPPCGPMDPYSFRLGNKLLGNSDQAAGLELTLRGGSYRFRAAMRFCLTGADMQAKLDGELVPLYAPILAKAGQVLSFGEAAAGLRTYLQIAGGLDMPLILGSAATFTLGGFGGHGGRALRAGDVLRVHGAGGMLSHDSDQHSELSRDFLSAPLAKELAPAYRPAITGQWTIGVIPGPHCTEEFLRPEYLQQLTETQWEVHFNSSRTGVRLIGPAPLWTREDGGEAGLHPSNIHDNAYAVGTLDLTGDMPILLGPDGPSLGGFVCPVTTASAEFWKLGQLHPGDKVYFQLLTLEEADVLREAQEANLLALGEGDMAPLQELKLPEPRGKLLSPSYPLLVSEEAGRRFPIAIRCSGDENLLVEYGELKLDILLRFQVHVLMEAIRADASLPVLDLTPGIRSLQVHIDRTRITARDACRRLLELDSLLPPLETIEVPSRIVRLPLSWDDPSTQLAIDRYQQTVRPDAPWCPSNIEFIRRINGLEDRQAVRQIVFDASYLVLGLGDVYLGAPVATPIDPRHRLVTTKYNPARTWTPENAVGIGGAYMCVYGMEGPGGYQFVGRTIQMWNKLQATKSFTAGKPWLLRFFDQIQFYPVAADELLKMREDFPRGRFDVEITETAFKLNDYLLFLASIEKDAASFRDTQQAAFKAERESWKALGLAEYVSEQDGAAQGEEEELPAGAEAIRCNMPGSVWKVLVGPGDQVKKGDTLIIVESMKMEFSQQASCDGVVASIYVKPGDEVHTGQLVAGIMQIQKEVSLV, encoded by the coding sequence ATGTTTACAAAGGTACTGATTGCTAATCGCGGCGCAATTGCCGTAAGAATCGAGCGCACGCTGCGCAAGCTGGGCATTCAATCTGTGGCTGTCTATACGCAGGCTGATCAAGACAGCAGACATGTCGATAATGCCGACGAAGCGATATGGATTGGGGATGGTCCCGCCAAAGAGAGCTACTTGAATGCAGAGCTCATTCTTCAGACGGCGATCGCAACAGGTGCGGAGGCGATTCATCCGGGCTATGGATTTTTGAGTGAAAATGCAGAGTTTGCCCGTGCTTGCGCCGAGCGCGGTATCGTATTCATCGGCCCTACCCCGGAGCAAATGGAGCAGTTTGGGCTGAAGCACTCAGCCCGTGAGCTGGCGTCAAGGGCGGGTGTTCCGATGCTGCCGGGAACCGAACTGATTGACAGCGTGGAAGAAGCGGCGCTGCGTGCGGAGCAAATCGGATATCCGGTTATTTTGAAAAGCACGGCAGGCGGCGGCGGTATCGGCATGCGGGTATGTGGCGATGAGCAGGCGTTGCTTGCTGCTTATGAGGGGGTTCGTCATCTGGCGGAGACGAATTTCAAGAACGGCGGCATGTTTTTGGAAAAATACATCGCCAAGGCGCGCCATGTCGAGGTGCAGATTTTCGGCAACAGCTATGGCGAGGTTGTTGCGCTCGGTGAGCGGGATTGCTCCGTGCAGCGGCGCAATCAGAAGGTGCTGGAGGAAAGTCCGGCGCCCCATTTGCCAGATAGTGTCCGCGAGGCCATGATGGAGTCGGCAACGAGGCTCGCTGCCGAAGTGGGCTACCGCAGTGCGGGGACGGTGGAATATTTATATGACCCGGAAACGGCCGCTTTTTATTTTCTGGAAGTGAACACGCGGCTGCAGGTAGAGCATGGTGTTACGGAAGAGGTGCTTGGCCTCGATCTGGTGGAATGGATGGTGCGGGAAGCGGCGGGCGATCTGCGTGATCTGCAATCACTGGTGGGGAAGCCGCAGGGGCATAGCATTCAGGCCCGCATCTATGCTGAGGATTGCTTGCAGGGCTTCCGTCCAAGTGCAGGGCAGCTGGATCAAGCGAGATTTTCAGAGCAGGCGCGCAATGAAACATGGGTGAGAGACGGCATGACCATTACGACGCTGTATGACCCGATGCTAGCGAAAATTATTGTGCACGGCACGGATCGCGACGATGCTTTGCGCAAATTGGGCGAGGCGCTGGCCCAGACGCGGATGTACGGCCTGACGACGAATTTGCAATATGTGCAGGCGCTGCTTGAGGATGCAGCTTGCAAGGAGGGGCTTGTTTATACGCGGATGCTGGAGGGCTTTGCGCCAGTGGAGCAAGCCATTGAGGTATTGGATGGCGGCGTGCAGACGACGGTGCAGGATTGGCCCGGAAGAGTCGGGCATTGGGATGTCGGTGTGCCGCCGTGCGGACCGATGGACCCTTACTCCTTCCGTCTCGGCAACAAGCTGCTCGGCAATTCGGATCAGGCAGCGGGCCTGGAGCTGACATTGCGCGGCGGTTCTTATCGATTCCGCGCTGCTATGCGGTTTTGCCTGACGGGCGCTGATATGCAAGCGAAGCTGGATGGCGAGCTTGTTCCTCTGTATGCGCCTATTCTAGCAAAAGCGGGACAGGTACTCAGCTTCGGCGAGGCGGCGGCGGGGCTTCGGACGTATTTGCAAATTGCAGGCGGACTGGATATGCCGCTTATTCTGGGTAGTGCTGCAACGTTTACGTTGGGCGGCTTTGGCGGTCATGGCGGCCGGGCACTGCGGGCTGGGGATGTGCTGAGAGTTCACGGCGCTGGCGGCATGCTATCGCATGACTCTGATCAACATTCGGAGCTGTCGCGAGACTTTTTATCCGCACCGTTAGCGAAGGAGCTTGCTCCTGCGTACCGTCCGGCCATTACAGGGCAGTGGACAATCGGCGTGATACCGGGACCGCATTGTACAGAGGAATTTTTGCGGCCGGAATATTTGCAGCAGTTAACCGAAACGCAGTGGGAGGTTCACTTTAACAGCTCCCGCACAGGCGTGCGTTTAATTGGCCCGGCACCGCTTTGGACTAGAGAGGATGGCGGGGAGGCTGGTCTGCATCCTTCTAATATTCACGACAATGCCTATGCTGTGGGAACGCTTGATTTGACCGGCGATATGCCGATTCTGCTGGGGCCGGATGGCCCGAGCCTCGGCGGTTTTGTATGTCCGGTTACGACGGCTTCGGCCGAATTTTGGAAGCTGGGGCAGCTGCATCCCGGCGACAAGGTCTATTTTCAGCTATTGACGCTTGAAGAGGCTGATGTGCTGCGCGAAGCACAGGAAGCTAATCTGTTGGCGCTTGGCGAAGGCGACATGGCGCCACTTCAAGAGCTGAAGCTCCCTGAGCCTAGGGGGAAGCTGCTTTCGCCGTCCTATCCGCTGCTCGTCAGCGAGGAGGCGGGGCGGCGTTTTCCCATCGCTATTCGGTGCAGCGGGGATGAGAATTTGCTCGTGGAATATGGCGAGCTGAAGCTGGACATTTTGCTCCGTTTTCAGGTGCATGTGCTGATGGAGGCCATACGGGCGGATGCTTCGCTTCCGGTGCTTGATCTTACGCCGGGCATTCGCTCGCTGCAGGTGCATATCGATCGCACTCGCATTACGGCCCGCGATGCTTGCCGCCGCTTGCTGGAGCTGGATAGCCTGCTGCCGCCGCTTGAGACCATTGAAGTTCCATCGCGAATTGTGCGGCTTCCGCTGTCATGGGACGATCCGTCCACACAGCTGGCGATAGACCGCTATCAGCAAACGGTGCGTCCGGATGCTCCGTGGTGCCCGAGCAATATAGAGTTCATTCGCCGGATCAATGGCTTGGAGGATAGGCAGGCTGTGCGGCAAATTGTTTTCGATGCCAGTTATCTGGTGCTAGGTTTGGGAGATGTGTACTTGGGTGCGCCAGTTGCTACGCCCATTGATCCGCGGCATCGTCTGGTGACGACCAAATATAATCCGGCGCGGACGTGGACGCCTGAAAATGCAGTTGGAATTGGCGGAGCCTACATGTGCGTCTATGGCATGGAAGGGCCGGGCGGCTATCAATTTGTTGGGCGCACGATTCAAATGTGGAATAAGCTGCAGGCGACGAAGAGCTTCACGGCGGGCAAGCCGTGGCTGCTGCGGTTTTTTGACCAAATTCAGTTTTATCCCGTTGCTGCGGATGAGCTGCTGAAGATGCGCGAGGACTTCCCGCGTGGTCGCTTTGATGTCGAAATTACGGAGACGGCCTTTAAACTGAATGACTATTTGCTGTTTCTTGCTTCTATTGAAAAGGATGCGGCGTCGTTCCGCGACACCCAGCAGGCGGCGTTCAAGGCAGAGCGCGAGAGCTGGAAGGCGCTTGGGCTTGCGGAATATGTGTCTGAGCAGGATGGTGCGGCTCAAGGCGAAGAAGAGGAGCTTCCTGCGGGAGCGGAGGCCATTCGCTGCAATATGCCGGGAAGCGTCTGGAAAGTGCTCGTAGGTCCAGGTGATCAGGTGAAAAAGGGCGATACGCTTATCATTGTCGAAAGCATGAAAATGGAGTTTTCCCAGCAGGCATCCTGTGACGGGGTTGTTGCTTCGATCTATGTCAAGCCTGGTGATGAGGTTCATACCGGCCAGCTTGTTGCTGGCATTATGCAAATCCAGAAAGAGGTGTCGCTCGTATGA
- a CDS encoding urea amidolyase associated protein UAAP2, whose protein sequence is MAAFNLIESPRKVAEAVYSKTILAGDGWMHDLLPGQVLRIVDLEGNQAADTLFYDADQPEDHYSAIATIAGQANVYLTAGSVLRAESGKPLVTIIADTCGRHDTIGGSCSAQSNTVRYAHEKLHMHNCRDTFMLQLSKREADYTKRDLAPNVNFFMNVPVTAEGGLQFADGVSAPGYYVEMQSHGRTTVLISNCPQLNNPCNAYNPTPVQVLIWNE, encoded by the coding sequence ATGGCCGCATTTAATCTAATAGAAAGCCCGCGTAAGGTAGCGGAGGCTGTTTATAGTAAAACGATTTTGGCAGGCGATGGCTGGATGCATGATCTGCTGCCTGGCCAAGTGCTCAGAATTGTCGATCTGGAAGGCAATCAGGCGGCGGATACGCTTTTTTACGACGCTGATCAGCCGGAAGATCACTATAGTGCCATCGCGACGATTGCGGGGCAGGCGAATGTGTATTTAACGGCGGGGTCGGTGCTGCGGGCGGAATCAGGCAAGCCGCTTGTGACAATCATTGCCGATACATGCGGACGCCACGATACGATTGGCGGCTCCTGCTCTGCCCAGAGCAACACGGTGAGATATGCCCATGAAAAGCTGCATATGCACAACTGCCGCGATACGTTCATGCTCCAGCTGTCGAAGCGGGAGGCGGATTATACAAAGCGCGATTTGGCGCCGAACGTGAATTTTTTCATGAATGTGCCGGTGACCGCTGAAGGAGGCTTGCAGTTTGCGGACGGCGTATCCGCGCCTGGCTATTACGTAGAGATGCAATCGCACGGCAGGACAACGGTGCTCATCAGCAACTGTCCGCAGCTGAACAATCCTTGCAATGCCTATAACCCAACACCTGTACAGGTGCTGATCTGGAATGAATAA
- a CDS encoding urea amidolyase associated protein UAAP1, producing MSKGWSKTIEAGGKWSGVIGRGKLIRLTALEGGANVSAMLFSAADLNERYNMPDTLKAQHTSHLTKGNVLMSDNGRAMASIVEDELGWHDPLGGYTSRKLTDERYGATTYQELRNAWLRSGQENLAVELVRSGMGVRDLMPVVNWFSKISCDEQGDMHYAEHHCQAGSAVTLRTEMDVLLVLSNTPNPLDARRDYPSVPVLIEVLAAEAVDREHDYCVNYRAENRRAFENTWEYDALRGGE from the coding sequence ATGAGTAAAGGGTGGAGCAAGACAATTGAAGCTGGAGGCAAGTGGTCAGGCGTTATTGGACGGGGGAAGCTCATTCGTTTGACTGCCCTTGAAGGTGGGGCTAATGTGTCTGCCATGCTGTTCAGTGCCGCAGATCTGAATGAACGCTACAATATGCCCGATACCCTTAAGGCGCAGCATACCTCACATCTGACCAAAGGGAATGTGTTGATGAGCGACAATGGACGCGCAATGGCCAGCATTGTAGAAGATGAGCTGGGCTGGCATGATCCGCTTGGCGGCTACACAAGCCGCAAGCTGACGGATGAGCGCTATGGCGCGACGACTTATCAGGAGCTTCGAAACGCTTGGCTGCGAAGCGGGCAGGAAAATTTGGCGGTGGAGCTCGTGCGAAGCGGCATGGGTGTCAGAGATTTAATGCCGGTCGTCAATTGGTTTTCCAAAATCAGCTGCGACGAGCAGGGTGATATGCATTATGCGGAGCATCATTGCCAGGCGGGCAGCGCTGTAACGCTTAGGACGGAAATGGATGTGCTGCTAGTGTTATCGAATACGCCTAACCCGCTCGATGCAAGAAGGGATTATCCATCGGTTCCTGTGCTGATTGAAGTATTGGCTGCGGAAGCGGTAGATCGGGAGCATGATTACTGTGTGAACTATCGTGCGGAAAATCGCCGTGCGTTTGAAAATACGTGGGAATACGACGCTTTGCGAGGAGGCGAATAA
- a CDS encoding SPFH domain-containing protein gives MKEYKAWHVNGFLALLIGILSLVGGVILIVFGASDSQPDFLLIIAGALLILVFIIAASSLTIVQPNEAKVITFFGKYIGTVRNAGLWMTLPLTNKQKVSLKVRNFNSHTLKVNDADGNPIEIGAVVVFKVTDTSRASFDVDNYERFVEIQSETAVRHTAAQHPYDTHTDENAMSLRGNSEEVAEELLKELQSRLAVAGVEVIETRLTHLAYAPEIASAMLQRQQATAIVAARQKIVEGAVGMVDAALKQLEDSGIELDVERRAAMVNNLMVAIVSDRSATPVINTGSLYT, from the coding sequence ATGAAGGAGTACAAAGCTTGGCATGTGAATGGATTTTTAGCATTGCTCATTGGCATATTGTCACTTGTTGGGGGAGTCATTCTTATTGTGTTTGGCGCATCGGACTCGCAGCCGGACTTTCTTTTGATAATTGCAGGTGCTCTGCTGATTCTTGTTTTTATTATCGCGGCTTCCTCGCTGACGATTGTGCAGCCGAATGAAGCGAAGGTCATCACCTTTTTCGGAAAATATATCGGTACGGTAAGAAATGCGGGGCTGTGGATGACGCTTCCGCTGACGAACAAGCAGAAGGTGTCGCTTAAAGTGCGCAACTTTAACAGCCATACGCTGAAAGTCAATGATGCTGATGGAAATCCGATTGAAATTGGGGCGGTTGTTGTATTTAAAGTAACGGATACATCCCGTGCCAGCTTCGATGTCGACAATTATGAGCGTTTTGTAGAAATCCAAAGCGAGACGGCTGTTCGCCACACGGCGGCGCAGCACCCGTATGATACGCATACGGATGAGAATGCGATGTCGCTCAGAGGCAATTCGGAGGAAGTGGCTGAAGAGCTGCTCAAGGAGCTGCAAAGCAGGCTTGCTGTTGCGGGAGTTGAAGTGATTGAGACGCGGCTGACGCATCTGGCCTATGCGCCGGAAATTGCTAGCGCTATGCTGCAAAGGCAGCAGGCGACAGCGATTGTGGCGGCTCGCCAGAAAATCGTTGAAGGCGCAGTTGGCATGGTGGACGCGGCGTTGAAGCAATTGGAGGATAGTGGAATTGAGCTGGACGTGGAGCGGCGTGCGGCGATGGTCAACAATCTGATGGTGGCGATCGTATCGGATCGTTCTGCTACTCCGGTCATTAATACCGGGTCTTTGTACACGTAA
- a CDS encoding ABC transporter permease gives MAMKAVRRRKPHRIQIFKDIGSRAFAITASCSFLLLLLLWSLLSYTEAVNPVFLPKPHVVLAAFIELLGSSDYWNHIGVSLFRVMSGFLLACVLGIPIGILAGTFKFGEALVEPPMEFIRYMPAVAFIPLIMVWAGIGEWAKVLLIFIGCFFQLVLMVADNTRRVSQDLLQASFTLGAGRWKAIETVLIPAIQPQLMHTMRLILGWAWTYLVVAELVAVNSGLGYAIMKAQRFLNTEEIFVGIFVIGLLGLISDRIFAFLNRRLFPWV, from the coding sequence ATGGCGATGAAAGCAGTTCGGCGGCGGAAGCCGCATCGGATACAGATTTTTAAAGATATTGGGTCCCGGGCGTTTGCGATTACCGCTAGCTGCTCTTTTCTGCTCCTTCTGCTGCTGTGGTCGCTGCTCAGCTATACGGAGGCTGTGAATCCTGTATTTTTGCCGAAGCCGCATGTCGTTCTCGCTGCCTTTATAGAGCTGCTCGGCAGCTCTGATTATTGGAACCATATTGGCGTTAGCTTATTCCGCGTGATGTCGGGTTTCCTGTTGGCGTGTGTATTAGGCATTCCCATTGGGATATTGGCTGGAACGTTCAAGTTCGGCGAAGCGCTGGTGGAGCCGCCGATGGAATTTATTCGCTATATGCCGGCGGTCGCTTTCATTCCGCTTATTATGGTATGGGCAGGGATTGGGGAATGGGCCAAGGTGCTGCTTATTTTCATCGGCTGCTTCTTCCAGCTGGTGCTGATGGTAGCTGACAATACGCGCAGGGTGTCGCAAGATTTGCTGCAAGCCTCCTTTACGCTTGGAGCAGGTCGTTGGAAGGCGATTGAAACGGTGCTGATACCAGCAATCCAACCGCAGCTTATGCATACGATGCGGCTTATTCTCGGCTGGGCGTGGACGTATCTGGTTGTGGCGGAGTTGGTTGCGGTCAACAGCGGGCTGGGGTATGCGATTATGAAGGCACAGCGATTTTTGAATACGGAGGAAATTTTTGTTGGCATTTTCGTCATCGGATTGCTGGGCTTGATTAGCGACCGCATTTTTGCCTTTTTGAACCGCAGATTATTTCCTTGGGTATAG
- a CDS encoding ABC transporter substrate-binding protein — translation MRQSWKVWLLGLLVVSVFVVSGCSNSGGKAEEGGAGEPITIALSPWPGWYMWYVAEEKGFFEKHGVNVKLEFFPVYSDSLQALATGRVDANSQTLSDTLAPFSKGIPLKAVLVNDNSFGGDAIVSKPEIQSIEDLKGKTVATELGTVDHLLLLTALAQNGMKEEDVNYVNMTVNDAGPAFISGKSDASVLWEPFQTIAVKEGKGKVLFSSKDTPGLIPDLLVFREEVVQKRSAEVQKVVDAWFDALAYYEANQEEVLKLLAAKAETTPEDLKLGFDGIKLFSQADNLHAFEKRDEYTSLEYTAGQTADFLRGLDMVGDIDDVSGLFDAQFIKNTTAGK, via the coding sequence ATGAGACAGTCGTGGAAGGTTTGGCTCTTAGGGTTGCTTGTCGTGTCGGTGTTTGTTGTGTCGGGTTGCAGCAATTCAGGTGGCAAAGCGGAGGAAGGAGGGGCGGGGGAGCCGATCACGATTGCCCTAAGCCCGTGGCCGGGCTGGTATATGTGGTATGTAGCAGAGGAAAAAGGTTTTTTTGAAAAGCATGGCGTTAACGTCAAGCTGGAGTTTTTCCCGGTATACAGCGACTCGCTTCAAGCTTTGGCAACGGGGAGAGTCGATGCGAACAGCCAGACGCTGAGCGATACGCTTGCTCCTTTTTCAAAAGGAATTCCGCTTAAAGCGGTTTTGGTAAATGACAATTCTTTTGGCGGCGATGCTATTGTCAGCAAACCGGAAATTCAGTCGATTGAGGATTTAAAGGGAAAAACGGTTGCGACGGAGCTTGGAACTGTCGATCATTTGCTGCTGCTGACTGCCTTGGCGCAAAATGGCATGAAGGAAGAAGATGTGAACTACGTCAATATGACGGTGAATGATGCGGGCCCTGCTTTTATTTCCGGAAAGTCTGATGCTTCTGTTCTATGGGAGCCGTTCCAGACAATTGCGGTGAAAGAAGGCAAGGGCAAGGTGTTGTTCTCCTCTAAGGATACGCCGGGGCTTATTCCGGATCTGCTTGTGTTCCGTGAAGAGGTCGTGCAGAAGCGTTCCGCTGAAGTGCAGAAGGTGGTGGATGCTTGGTTCGATGCGCTTGCGTATTATGAAGCCAATCAGGAAGAGGTGCTGAAGCTGCTCGCGGCTAAGGCGGAGACGACCCCGGAGGATCTCAAGCTTGGATTTGACGGCATCAAGCTGTTCTCGCAAGCGGATAATCTCCATGCCTTCGAGAAGCGTGATGAATATACCTCGCTTGAATATACGGCGGGGCAGACGGCGGATTTCTTGCGCGGACTTGATATGGTCGGTGACATTGATGACGTGAGCGGGTTGTTCGACGCGCAATTCATCAAAAATACAACAGCAGGGAAGTGA